GCCGTCGAGGGCTGCCCGCAGATGTATGCGGACCCCACCGAAGACCCGAGGATGCAGCAGTGACGTCGACGCAGGTCACCGAGCGGGCCTTTCCGGTCACCCCGGTGAGGCCACCAACGTTGGAGACGCTCCCCCTCGCGGTCGCCGCGAACCTGGCGAGCGCACGGGCGCGGACGCGCAGCGCGATCATGGCCGTGGTCAAGGCCGACGGGTACGGCCACGGAGCGGTCCCGATCGCGACGGCCGCCGTCGACGCGGGCGCCGAGTGGCTCGGGGTGACGGACCTGGCCGAGGCCGCGACGCTGCGTGCGGCCGGACTCACGGTGCCGATCCTCTCGTGGCTGAACCCCGCCGGTGTCGACGCCTGCCTGGCCGCCGCCGAGCGGATCGACGTCGCCGTCGGGTCCGCCGACGAGCTGCGTGACCTCCTCGCCGGGGCCGAGGCCACCGTGCGGGTGCACCTCCAGCTGGACACCGGCATGGCCCGCGGCGGCTGTCCGCGTCATGAGTGGGACGAGCTGCTGGGTCTCGCCCGACGGGGGCAGCTGTCGCGGCGGATCGACGTCGTCGGTCTGATGGGACATCTCCCGCTGGCGGATCAGGCCGATCCCCCGACGAACCGGCCTGCCGTCGCTCGGATGCACGAGGCACGGCGGGCGGCGGCGAAGGCGGGTCTCGGTCCGCTGATCGTCCATCTCTCCGCCACGGCAGGCGCACTGACCGATCCGGCGACGCACTTCGGGATGGTGCGCATCGGCGCTGGACTCGTCGGCATCGACCCCTCCGAGACGGTCATGTTGCACGGGGCGTCCCGGCTGACGGCGTCGATCGTGCACAGCACCACCGTCGAGGCGCGCACCTCGGTGGGTTACGGCGGTGATCACGTCACCGATCGGCCCACCCGCCTCGGCGTCCTCGGCGTCGGCTATGCGGATGGGATCCCCCGCGACCTCGCACGGGATGCGGCGGTGGAGATCCACGGGCGGCGCTGTCGCATCGTCGGACGGGTCTCGATGGATCAGATCGTCGTCGACACCGGTCCGGACCCCGTCCCGCGCGGCACGACCGCGACGGTGTTCGGCCCGGACGGCGGCGCGACACCGAGCATCCACGACTGGGCCCGATGGGCCCGAACCATTCCGCACACCATCGTCACCGGCATCGGACCACGAGTGAGAAGGAGCATCGGATGAGACAGCGGATCCTGGTGATCGGCGGTGGACAGAACGCGGAGCACGACGTCTCGACGGCCACCGCCTCGGCCGTCGAGACGGCACTGCGCGAGAGAGGCTTCGAGGTCGACGCGCTGACCATCGGCCCGGACGGGATCTGGACGCACGCGCAGCAGTCGCTCGGGGTCCGCGCGATCGACTCGCTGGCGGCGGCGATGCGGATCATCGGACACGCCGACGTCGTCTTCCCCGCGGTGCACGGCGCGCTCGGCGAGGACGGGACCCTGGCCGCCCTGTGCGCTCTCGCGCAGACGCGCGTGGTCGGCTCGGACCTTCGGGCAGGCGCGATCGGGATGGACAAATGGGCGACCAAACTCGTCGCCCAGGCCGTCGGAATCCGCACCGCGCCGGGGCGGTTGGTGGCGGCGAACGAGATCGGCGACGTCGAGTTCGAGGGCGAAGTGGTCGTGAAACCGGTGGCGGGAGGCTCGAGCTTCGGCGTCACCCTGGCCCGCGATCCCGCCCGACTGCACGCCGCGCTCCGCACCGCCGCCGAGTTCGACCGGCGGATTCTGATCGAGGAGGTCGTCCACGGCCGGGAGATCGACGTCGCCGTGCTGGGCGAGGCCGACGGCACCCGCTGGGCGGCGCCGCCGCTGGAGATCCACGCGCACGGATTGTTCGACACCACGATGAAATACGACGGCTCGGCCCGATTCACCGTGCCCGCCGCGCTCGACACGGCAGACCACGCAGCCCTGACGAGGGCAGCGCTGACCATGTTCGACGCGCTCGGCTGCGCAGGGGTCGCCCGCATCGACTTCTTCCTCACCGACGACGGGCCCGTGCTCAACGAGGTCAACACCATGCCGGGGATGACGGCGGCCTCCCAGGTGCCGAGGATGTTCGCGGCGGCGGGCCTGACCTACGAGGAGCTGATGAGCCGCCTGGTCGACGGGGCGTCGGTGCCGGGCGTCGGGCTGCCGATCCACGCACGCGCAGCGAGGTGACCGCGCAGCGCAGAGAAGGCTGGCCCGACGTCGCCAAGGGCGTCTGCATCATCCTCGTCGTCCTCTGGCACGTCGTCACCAAGCACGTCGCGCACCTCGACTGGCCGGCGACCGCCGGGATGCCTGCGGTGTGGACGCTGCTCAGCGCGCTGTCACCGCTGCGGATGCCGCTCTTCTTCCTCGTCTCCGGACTGTTCGCCGCCCGCGCGGTGTGTTCGCCCCATGCTGCGACGGCGGTGCGGCGCACCACGGGGCTGATCAGCCTGTACGTCCTCTGGCTCACGATCCAGACCTTCGCGTTGGCGGCGGCGCCCGATTTCGACACGGCCCGCGCGACCGGCCTCGGCGAGTACCTCGCGCAGCTCACCGTGAGCCCCACCAACCTCTGGTACCTGCTCGCGCTCGCCGTCTACCTGGTCGTCGCCCGCCTCACCCGTACCCTGTCGACACCTCTCGTGCTGGGGTCGGCGTTCTTCCTCGCCTGCATCGCCTCGGCAGGACTGCTGCCGGACTGGGGGAACCTCTGGCAGCTGGTCCAGAACCTGTTCTTCTTCCTCCTCGGACTGCGGCTGCGTGGTCGGGTGGCGAACGTCGCCGCCTCGGCCACCCTGCCGTCGATGCTGGGGTTCGGGGCGGGCTTCGCGGCAGCCGTCGTCCTCGTCTCGATGCTGGACGCGCGCGAGTGGTTCGGCGTCTGGCCGCTGCTCTCCATCGTGGCCGTGCTCTTCGGGGTCACGGCGTGTGCGCTGCTCGACTCCCGGGTGCCGTGGCTGGCAACACCGCTGCGCCTGCTCGGTCAGCAGACCCTCCCGGTGTACGTCATCCACATGATCCCGCTCGCCCTCGTCCACCAGGCCCTGCGCGGCACGGCGGCGAGCGCGGCCCTGGCGACTCCGGTGCTGTCGATCATCGGACCGCTCCTGCTGACGACGGTGGTCGTCATCGGCTGCCTCGGCGCACACCGCGTACTGAACCGACTCGGTCTCGGCGTGCTGTTCGATCCGCTGGTCGTGGCTCGCCGGTTCCGGCGCAGCGCCGGGAAGGACAAGAGCTGAGCCCGAGCAGCAGGGTGGGAGGCCGCGCAGATCCGGCGGCCGATGTGTCCGGGGATCGCCGTCCCGACGCCGCCGACTCGACGCCGCCGTCTCGACGACGGTCGGTGGCTGGGACGATGCAGCCGCAGATGTAGAAGGCGGGCCGACCCGGCAGGCGGACCCGACCATGGAATCCCGTTCTGGCGTGCGCGGGCCCGGCCGGTGAACGTGCGCAGCGGGAACACGGCCGTGTTGGAGCGTCGAGTTGCCATTCACCCTGGCCCATCCCGCCGCGGTGCTGCCGCTGCTCCGTCGGCCGTTCGTCGCGGCAGCGCTGGTCGCGGGTGCCGTGGCGCCCGACCTCCCGTACTACCTGAGCAGCCTCGGTCTGGCCAGGGCAAGCGCCCAGGACTGGTACGGGGTGCTGCTGCCCAACGCCACGCAGACGCACTCGCTCGCGGGCCTGGTGCTCAACCTGCCGTTCGCCCTCGCGCTGGTCGCCCTCTACGGGATGGTGCGGGCGCCGATCACCGCGCTGCTCCCGGCCGGGGTCCGACTGCCGGGGCGGGAGCCGACGGCAGGCTGGCGAGCGAAGGCCCGGCACGCCCTGTGGCTGATCCTCTCCGCCGTGATCGGGATCGCCTCTCATCTGGTGTGGGACGCCGTGACCGTCTCCCGGCTGCTGCAGAACGCGAGCACGGTCGTCGGGGCAGTGGCGATCGGGTGGTATCTGTGGCGCCACCGACGCCGAATGCGCAGCCGGGACGAGGGGGACGCCCGCCTGAGTCCCGCGCTGCGGTGGAGCGTGGCGGCGCTGTTGGTCCTGACGCCCCTGACGGCCGTCGCCGTGGGAGTCCCCGGGGACTATCACGGCTTCCGCTCCGTGGAGGTGGTGGACTTCGACCGCCCGGTCACCGTCGACCTGGGGGACGGCCGGAGCGAGACCACCTACCCCGCCACGACGGTCGAGGCCCCGTTCGGCACCCTCGTCGAGGGCATGGTCACCGGGGCCGCCAAGCGGGCGGGCACCGCGTTCGCGGCCGTGCTGCTGCTGTACTCCGCAGCCTGGCAGATCGCCGCCGTGTCGCGCCGGTCGACGCCGAGGCCTGATTCCGCCGCCGTGTCGCGACGCCCGGCGCAGGACGGGGAGGCCACGACACCCGTCGAACGATAGCCGCGCCACCCTGTTCGAGGGGTGGTCTCGGTCGTTCGGCTGCGTCGTGGGATTCGACGTCGCCACGACGGACGGCCGTCGGCACCGGGACGTGCCTTCCTGCGACGGCGGCCCCCGGAATATCCTGGACCGGTGCACACGGCAGGAGCACGTGTCGTTCACCTGAGCATGGCGGGCAGCACCGCGCCGCCCTCCTTCGTGACGATGGCGCTTCTCCACTGGAGGATCGTGAGCCTGCTTCGACCGGCCGCCCACGAATCCCCGACGCTCCAGATCGCATTGATCTTGGGGCACAGGTGAGCGGGCAGCCGGGCGAGAATCCTGCTTCAGCGGACGACGGTCGCTCGTTGTGGCAGCGCGACTTCCGTCGCTGGCTCGGCAGTCGGACCATCTCGTCGGCGGGCACCGAGGCGCTCACCGTCGTCATTCCTGTCCTCGTCTATCAGCAGACCGGCTCCGCCGCGCTCACGGGAGCGACGTCGGCACTGATGTCGCTGCCGTATCTGCTCTTCGGTCTGTTCGCAGGCGCACTGGCCGACCGACTCAGCCGCAGGCGTCTCATGGTCGCCGCCGACCTCACGGCCGCCGCTGTCGTCGCGTCCGTTCCCGTCGTCTACCTGACCGGGTCGGTCGGCGCGGCGCACATCCTCGTTGTGGCGTTCGTCGCCTGGACGGCGTTCGTCTGGTTCGACGCCGCAGCATGGGGAGCGCTGATCAGCGTCGTCGGCCGAGACCAGCTGGTCCGCGCCAACTCGGTGATCTGGTCGTTCGGCATCACGGCCGGGATCGCGATGCCTGCGGTGGCGGGCGTGGTCGGGAGCGCCACTCACCCGAGCATGATGCTTGCCGTCAGCAGCGTGACCTACGCCGTCTCGGCGATCCTGATCCTCCGGATTCGCACGAACCTCAACCCCCGGATCGAGGGAGCCACCCAGCCCAGGACGTCCCTGCTGCGCACGATCCGGGCCGGACTGGAGTTCATCTGGCGAACGGTGGAGATCCGTCTGGTCGCCCTGGCCTCGGTGGGTCTCACGTTGTCCAGCGGTGCCGTCATCGGGATTCTCGTGGTGCATCTCGATCGAAATCTCGGCATCGCCGCGGACGACTGGCGGGTCGGCCTGTTCTTCGCCGCCGGTGCGATCGGCGCGCTGTCGGCGACGATCCTGCTGCCGTGGTCGACGAGGCTGATCGGGTCGGGCCGGCTGTCGGCCGTGGCCTTCACCCTGTACATCCCGGCCCTCGTCGCCGTCCTGGCGACGGAGCACTGGCTGCCCGCCCTGGGCTGCTGGGCGATCTGGTACTGCACCAACACGCTCGCGGTGATCAACGGGGTCACTCTTCGACAGCAGCTCACCCCGGACGAGTTACAAGGACGGGTCAACACCTCGGCACGGATGATCGCGCTCGGCGGCACCCCCGTCGGCGCGGTGCTCGGCGGTGTGCTGGCCGAGTCCGTCGGAGTCCGGGAGACGCAACTGCTGGCGATCATCCCGATCGCCCTCGCGGCGCTCGTCCTGTGGTTCTCCCCCGTCCGGCGGTTCGGCCTGCCGAGTTGACCGCGTCGCCGTGCGCCGCATCGAAGCGGACCGGGCTGTCGGCGCGCCGATCCGACATTCCCGAGACGTCGCGACGCTCGGCTCGGGCGATCCGGCGCTGCGCACTGTCGACACACCTCACGGCAGACGCACGAGAGGCTCCTCGCCGACGAGAGCGGGACCGGCGACCGAGCGATCCAGACGGGGCCGCCGTTCCTTGGATGATCTGACGCCGCCACACCGATGATCCGATGCGGAAGCCGTCAGGGAACTCGGGAACCGCCGGTTCCCTGGCAGACCTCCGCACGCTGCTCACCGATCACCGGCCTCGGCGGCCTGCACCGGCGGCACGTCGACCGGGACAACTCGGCTCCGCGAAGGACGTGCCTATCCGCGCACCACGTCGTCACGGCGGGTGCGGCCGAAGTGCGGCGGGACTCCGGCCGAACGTCGAGCCGACACGGCCGATCCGGTCGCCGGGCGGGCAGTTCATCGCCGACGCAGCGTCGCAGCCGTGAAGAAGGAGCCGAAACGGGCGACCGCGCGCAGCCTGCGGGCCGAGGTCGGCCCCGATCCGCGCAGCGATGCTCCCAGCCGCACGAGGTCGCGTGCACCGATCGACAGCACGAAGCGCTGCGTCTCCTTCGGACCGGCTGCGGCATCGGCGAGGGAGAGTTCGGCACGGAGGGTGGTCAGCCCGATCAGCAGCTCCAGCGGATTGCGAGACCGCACCGTCTTCACTCCCGACAGCTGCCACCGGCGGCCGTCGTCGTCGACGAAGTGCATCGCGTACGACATCGCCTCCCGTTCCCCCTCGGCGAACAGGGAGAGCGTTCCGCTGACGCG
The Actinoalloteichus fjordicus DNA segment above includes these coding regions:
- a CDS encoding DUF4184 family protein translates to MPFTLAHPAAVLPLLRRPFVAAALVAGAVAPDLPYYLSSLGLARASAQDWYGVLLPNATQTHSLAGLVLNLPFALALVALYGMVRAPITALLPAGVRLPGREPTAGWRAKARHALWLILSAVIGIASHLVWDAVTVSRLLQNASTVVGAVAIGWYLWRHRRRMRSRDEGDARLSPALRWSVAALLVLTPLTAVAVGVPGDYHGFRSVEVVDFDRPVTVDLGDGRSETTYPATTVEAPFGTLVEGMVTGAAKRAGTAFAAVLLLYSAAWQIAAVSRRSTPRPDSAAVSRRPAQDGEATTPVER
- a CDS encoding acyltransferase family protein; translated protein: MTAQRREGWPDVAKGVCIILVVLWHVVTKHVAHLDWPATAGMPAVWTLLSALSPLRMPLFFLVSGLFAARAVCSPHAATAVRRTTGLISLYVLWLTIQTFALAAAPDFDTARATGLGEYLAQLTVSPTNLWYLLALAVYLVVARLTRTLSTPLVLGSAFFLACIASAGLLPDWGNLWQLVQNLFFFLLGLRLRGRVANVAASATLPSMLGFGAGFAAAVVLVSMLDAREWFGVWPLLSIVAVLFGVTACALLDSRVPWLATPLRLLGQQTLPVYVIHMIPLALVHQALRGTAASAALATPVLSIIGPLLLTTVVVIGCLGAHRVLNRLGLGVLFDPLVVARRFRRSAGKDKS
- a CDS encoding MFS transporter, producing the protein MSGQPGENPASADDGRSLWQRDFRRWLGSRTISSAGTEALTVVIPVLVYQQTGSAALTGATSALMSLPYLLFGLFAGALADRLSRRRLMVAADLTAAAVVASVPVVYLTGSVGAAHILVVAFVAWTAFVWFDAAAWGALISVVGRDQLVRANSVIWSFGITAGIAMPAVAGVVGSATHPSMMLAVSSVTYAVSAILILRIRTNLNPRIEGATQPRTSLLRTIRAGLEFIWRTVEIRLVALASVGLTLSSGAVIGILVVHLDRNLGIAADDWRVGLFFAAGAIGALSATILLPWSTRLIGSGRLSAVAFTLYIPALVAVLATEHWLPALGCWAIWYCTNTLAVINGVTLRQQLTPDELQGRVNTSARMIALGGTPVGAVLGGVLAESVGVRETQLLAIIPIALAALVLWFSPVRRFGLPS
- a CDS encoding D-alanine--D-alanine ligase family protein, which gives rise to MRQRILVIGGGQNAEHDVSTATASAVETALRERGFEVDALTIGPDGIWTHAQQSLGVRAIDSLAAAMRIIGHADVVFPAVHGALGEDGTLAALCALAQTRVVGSDLRAGAIGMDKWATKLVAQAVGIRTAPGRLVAANEIGDVEFEGEVVVKPVAGGSSFGVTLARDPARLHAALRTAAEFDRRILIEEVVHGREIDVAVLGEADGTRWAAPPLEIHAHGLFDTTMKYDGSARFTVPAALDTADHAALTRAALTMFDALGCAGVARIDFFLTDDGPVLNEVNTMPGMTAASQVPRMFAAAGLTYEELMSRLVDGASVPGVGLPIHARAAR
- the alr gene encoding alanine racemase codes for the protein MTSTQVTERAFPVTPVRPPTLETLPLAVAANLASARARTRSAIMAVVKADGYGHGAVPIATAAVDAGAEWLGVTDLAEAATLRAAGLTVPILSWLNPAGVDACLAAAERIDVAVGSADELRDLLAGAEATVRVHLQLDTGMARGGCPRHEWDELLGLARRGQLSRRIDVVGLMGHLPLADQADPPTNRPAVARMHEARRAAAKAGLGPLIVHLSATAGALTDPATHFGMVRIGAGLVGIDPSETVMLHGASRLTASIVHSTTVEARTSVGYGGDHVTDRPTRLGVLGVGYADGIPRDLARDAAVEIHGRRCRIVGRVSMDQIVVDTGPDPVPRGTTATVFGPDGGATPSIHDWARWARTIPHTIVTGIGPRVRRSIG